The window aaatagatgattttttttctttataaaatgtACTATATAGTGTGTATTTATTAGGCTGCCTTTGTTCTCAACAACAAAATAGGATAAGACACTGaaaacagagacacaaaattttgtgttcttgtaattctgcttggtgataaactagaacaaattatgaaaatctaatttattctcatttttttcattaaaaaaatttgagatgaaaaatataataataaaaaatataattataaaaaattaacaagaataataaaaaaataaaaaataagttgtgtctcttggACATAAAATTAACAAAGTTTTCTGGCCATTATTTACCacacataaaccgtggtgacccacAAGGTTTTATGTGCAAATAagtttcttcataaaccgtggtgactctCCACGGTTTATGCAGGCCATCTCTCCTTaataaaccgtggtgacctacCACGGTTTACACTCTATATCTTTTGGCCATAATCCATTGGAACCTACCACGGTTTATGCACATGCAGGTAACAAGAACCAGTTTTATACATTTGGGTAAACATTttctctattctatttatttaagtaacttGCCCTGTATTTTTATATGAGGAGCTTAATATTATTTCCGTATACTTTTGGCAAGTTATATCAAGGTTACAGCCCCACTATAAAAGGAGCATccaatttattaatttatgtgtttcGACTTTCGAGTCTCGACCTTTCAAAGCCATAAGCAGACGAAAAAAGTGAACAAAACCCTAACACTCCACAATGACAGCAACCATCGTATCCTATGCTGTGTTGTGCCTCTGTATATATAACCCAAAGCAAACCCTAATTGCTTGCACCGCTCACACACACGCACATTCTCAAGCCACCTCACTACACACTTTCTTTCTATTCGAACCTTCCCCTCTTAAAACCCTCTTCCATTTCTTCACCGATTCATCAGTCAAAAACCCTTTTCGGTGGTAACTGGTGAGTGACACTACAACCATTTTCAGCTTCACATTTTCTTCGTATTTCTCTTCCCTTATTTTGtctctctctcttttgttttttttcttttcttttaattcttaaGGCCTGTTTGGATGGCCCATTTGGATAAAGTTTCGTCTTTTTAGCCTGTGTAATTCATTTGGGGTTTTTCGATTTTTCAGAAGCTGCTCAAAGGGGTTTAATCAGGTGAAGCTATAACCATGTCGGAGGATGAGAGGGAAGAGAAGGAGTTGGATCTTACAACTCCTGAAGTGGTCACTAAGTATAAGAGTGCAGCTGAGATTGTTAACAGTATGTTCTCTCTCTCTATCAGTTATGGTTAAAGTTCTCtgttttttcttgatttaattatatatttcatTGCTGATAAAAAATGGTTGATTGTTTTGGGTAtaacataatatttattttattttaaaatttctattttttttgtatgtGTGTGTGCAGAGGCTTTGCAGTTAGTTGTTTCAGAATGTAAACCAAAGTCTAAGATTGTAGACATTTGTGAAAAAGGGGATAGCTACATTAGAGAGtaagttttttgttttaatgTTTTTTATGCCTTTTAGTGTCTGATTTATGTATACAATTGGTTTTggtattttgtttatatatacatGTAATGtaatttctttgtttgtttgttgTTGTTTTAGCTTATGGGGTGTGCTCTGTTTTTTCTAATGAAGGCAAACCGGTAACATGTACAAGAATGTGAAGAGGAAGATTGAGAGGGGAGTTGCTTTCCCAACTTGCATTTCTGTTAACAACACTGTGTGTCATTTTTCTCCACTAGCCACTGATGAAACTGTGTTGGAAGAAGGTGATATTTTGAAAATGTAAGACTTTGTTGAAGCTTGCTTTTAATGTAAAAAGATGGGCACTACTTTCTTGTTGTGAACGCGGTTATTGATTGTTCTTTTTTTGGTTGGTTGCAGTGATATGGCTTGCCATATAGATGGATTTATTGCTGCCGTGGCGCACACTCATGTTCTGCAGCAAGGTCCGGTTACCGGACGGGTGGCTGATGTAATTGCAGCTGCAAACACTGCTGCTGAAGTGGCCTTGAGACTTGTAAGGCCGGGAAGGAAGGTAATTATATGTAAGGAACATTTTTATATTTCTGATTTTGTTTCTATATGGGATTTGAGATATGAGATGAGATGATAATGGTTTTTGTTACCTTTTTATGCTTATACTTTGTGAATTGTGATGATTCTATTATATAGTTGATCTGGTTGGTTTGGTTAAAGATAACATGGTTGGAGTTCTCTCCGTGGTGAATTTGGTATTTgtctttttttattgtttttaacttGTGTTTTGTGATCTCGTTCCATTTGAACTGATTTCACCCATCTGTTCGTTTGTCAAATTGCGTTTAGTTGCTTATAATCTATGCATAGTTTTTGATTGCGGATGGCGGCTCATTGCGTGAGCCAAAAATCTGCCATAAAATTATGGCGGATGACGTTGCGGAAAATGGCGGATTACCTAAAAAATACTTATATATGTACAAAATAACATgcagaaaaattacaaatataataaactataaaatcTAAACTATATAAGCAATTTTCTAGTCATAAGGCATCCAATTAATATAGCAAATATAGTAGCAAATTTAACAATAAACATAATATCAAGTTCAAGTCATAACTCAGAAGTCATAAGGAGGCCATAAAACATAAGGGGTAGGAGCATTAGAACCAGGGGCTTGTCTGGAAGTAGACATAGTGAACTGAACGGGAAAAAAAATTGGAAGAAAGAGGTTTATGACACTGATAAGGTTTAAACAGAATGTACGAACCAGAGAGAGGCTGATTAGGGGTTAGCAGCGGCAGCAAGGAGCGACTGTGGTGATGACTGGCGACGATGAGCGGCAGTGATGGGTGGCACAGAGCGGCTGCATACAGGTGCGCAGAGAGCAGCGGTACAGAGAACAGGGAGGGAGAGTGTTTTGACGTGAAGATGAGGCAGTTTTTGGACTTTGGAGGAGGGAGTTTTTGAATAGAAGAAGCTGATTAGGGTTAGTGGTATCAGTTATCACTTAGGGTTTCCTAGTTTCCTCAgattttttctcaaaaataaaaaaaatcagcaaTTTCTGCCATTTTCATGGCGTCCTGCCATGGCACCACTGCAATTGCAGCCGCAATTTCGCCCACCGCGATAATCACGTCGCGGAGACCTTTGTATGGCGGCAAGGCCAAAATCGCCACGAAATGGCGGCGCCATGGCATTATGGCGTGGCGGACTTTGGCCTTGCCGCCATAAGGAGGTTGCTGTGACGTGGTTTTCACAGCGGGCAAAAAGGCGGTCGCAATTGCGGTGACGCCATGCGGAAATATTGGGTTTTTacggatttttttaaaaaagatatctGAGGGTAATTGGGTAAATTAGGAAACCCTAAGTGATACCAATAACCctaattattcaaaaactcctcTTTGTTCTCTGCGTCTCTTCTCCGCGTGAAAACTCCTCTCCCTGTTCTCTGTGCATCTCGTCACTGCCGCCTGCCGCTGGTCGACGCCGTCCTCATCATCGCAGTCGTTCCATGCTGCCATTGCGAACCACTGTTCCTGTTTCTCTGGTTCGTAGTTTcttgcatatatatatttttttccattCAGTTCACTATCGCTCTCTCTTCCCTGAACCCTGCTAAACCTCTCTTCCTCCAAATTTTTTCTGTTTAGTTCACTATGTCTACTTCCAGACAAGCCCCTGATTCTAATGAGACAATGGCTTTGGTCTTTCTTTtaagtttttagtttttatgttctATGTCTTATGTTTATTTGTTCATTTTGCTGCATTAATTGGATGTCTTATGATTAGAAAAATGATTATATAGATTAgattttatagtttattatatTTGCAATTTTTAGGTAATCCGCCATTTCCCACAACGCCATCCGTCATAATTTTATGGCGGATCGCCATCAAAAACTATGGCCCTGCCTTGAGAAGTATTCAATCCCCTAGTGGATTTTGATCTCTAAATGATGAAAACTGCCCTTAGCTATGGATAAATTCCAATGAAGCTTTATTGTTGTCATAGTTACACTGATAGAGATCATTTATGGCCTTTTTTGCAACTCCAAATGTTTTTTCTTGTCCTATTATTTCTGTTTCTCATGATGTTTACTTTGCTGTTAACTCAAGCTTATTCCTCCTCaccttattctttcttttttcccaTGTTGTATACAGTGTTTTGGTTTCGCTTCACTGCAAAGATCTATTTATTTCGTTCTGATATTGACCAAAATTTATCTTCCTGGATTTGTTTCATGTTCGTTATCAGTGTCCACTTCCTTTGTGGTTAactttttatgcttttgattatATATTAGCTGTGATTTGATTTCTCTGTATGATGAAGATGATTTAGGCTATGGATGAATTCCGATGAAGCCTATTATAGTCATAGTTACACTGATAGAGAGTCATTTATCCGAAGGTTTCTTTTTCCTGAACCCATCTTCAACTAGTTCAATTTCTTCAGTGCCTAACTTTCTCAATAACATTATGATCATATGGTTGCCAAGTGTATTAAGTGCTACCCTATTCACTTAATCACTTTGCTTTGAGCCTTATAGTTATTTCTAATGGAACAAGTGTATTCGCATTAATTATCAAATTACATTATTTGCTGCAATTTATTTTACGTCCTCCATGTTGCCTGGCTTGTTAATGTGAATGTTTTTGGGAAGAAACAGTTCCTTGTGATTTCAAACTCTTTACCCTAATGATGAACACTTACTAAAAGCCATGGACAATTGTCCAAGTGAAGCTTATATGTCATAGTTACTCTGATGGGGCATTTCCTGCCGAATGCAGTCTAGAATTTACATATCTAACTTGTTGGTTTCTTACACTAGTTTCAATACAATTTTCCCCTAGATTATCACAGGCTCACACTGTAAGTACTGCATTCTTTTTTGCTGAAATAATAGTTTCTTTGTGCTGATGTTGTCAGCTTACTTGTCTATTGGAGCTAACATCATGCAATATTAAATCAATGCCTGTAATTTTGTGTTGATCATCTCTGGTAAAGGCAACTTTGCCGAGGATATCAATTTTGTATTGATTTCCTCCTTTCCCTGTTTGCCTAAACTAAAATTTTGCTGAACACAATAGTTTCTTGGTTGTACTGATTTTGTAGTCAGTGCACTCATCTATTGAAGCTAACATTTTGcaatatttaaatcaatgcctgtgtgtgtgtgtgtgtttgctaTATGTAGTAATGGCAACCTTGCCGAGGATATTGATTTTGTATCGGTATCCTCCTTTCCCTGTTGCCTAAACTAGAAATTAGCTGAATAATAGTCTCTCTGTGCTGATTTTGTTGTCAGCTTACTTGTCTATTGGAGCTAACATCATGCAATATTAAATCAATGCCTGTAATTTTGTGTTGATCATCTCTGGTAAAGGCAACTTTGCCGAGGATATCAATTTTGTATTGATTTCCTCCTTTCCCTGTTTGCCTAAACTAAAATTTTGCTGAACACAATAGTTTCTTGGTTGTACTGATTTTGTAGTCAGTGCACTCATCTATTGAAGCTAACATTTTGcaatatttaaatcaatgcctGTATCTGTGTGTTTGCTATATGTAGTAATGGCAACCTTGCCGAGGATATTGATTTTGTATCGGTTTCCTCCTTTCCCTGTTGCCTAAACTAGAAATTAGCTGAAAATAATTTTCTCTGTTGTGCTTATTTTATAATTGCACTGGTCTATTGCAGCTAACATAGTACAATATCCAAATCAATGTGTTACATTCTTTTGTAGAGGGGTGGAAaagttatcatttttttaaagtaaaatagcTTTACATATGGAAATTGGAACATCATCTAATGGATGATTGCCTAGGTGATGTGCATATTGGAAATGGCAGGAAAATTCTTTTAATGGTGTGgtgatttcatatattttttatttctttgtttatgCCATAACTATTCAAATTATTGTCTGTCAATCAGTAACCTGAAAACTAGATTTACAATCTCTTGTTtgaacaaaaattatattttaacaagTGGTGGTGTAAATTCTAACAAATTTCGTTAAATTTTTCCCATGACAGAACAAGGATGTAACTGATGCAATTCAAAAGGTTGCTGCCGCCTATGATTGCAAAATTGTTGAGGGTGTTCTTAGTCACCAAATGAAGCAATTCGTGATTGACGGAAACAAGGTTGTGTTGAGTGTATCTAATCCGGATACTAGGGTTGATGATGCTGAGTTCGAGGAAAATGAAGTTTATGCTATTGATATAGTTGCAAGCACCGGAGAAGGCAAGGTAGGTTTTCTTATTAGTTAATCTACCTGTATGATGCTGCTTATTTTCAGCGACGAACTAAAGTTTTGGTTACTTGCAGCCTAAGCTTTTGGATGAGAAGCAGACAACTATCTATAAGAGGGCTGTTGACAAGAGCTATCACTTGAAGATGAAAGCATCGAGGTTCATTTTCAGCGAAATTAGCCAAAATTTTCCAATCATGCCATTTTCTGCTAGGTAATTCGACAACCTAGGTTTTGTTAATGATACTACTTTAATTCGAGGGTTTGAATATCGATTCTCTTTGTTCCACTTAAAATGTCAGTTCTTCTTTACCAGGGCTTTGGAAGAGAAGAGAGCTCGGTTAGGTTTAGTTGAATGTGTGAATCATGAACTCTTGCAGCCTTATCCTGTTCTTCATGAAAAGCCTGGTAATTTACTATGTTTAGCCATGATATTATTAGATCCTGTGGTTATAATTCTTTTAGCACTGATTGGATCCGGTGGTTTCCCCAGGTGATTATGTTGCGCACATCAAATTCACGGTGTTGTTGATGCCAAACGGATCAGACCGCATCACATCTCATGCGCTCCAAGAATTGCAGCCGACCAAAACGATCGACGATCCTGAAATTAAGGCCTGGCTAGCATTGGCCACAAAGACAAAGAAGAAGGGTggtggaaagaagaagaaaggtaggctggaaaaactgaataaaaaaaacacaacaaATCTAAGGGTGTGTTTAGTTTGgaatttcaatttcattgtttTCTACTTTCAGAATTTTGTAAAGAAAGAAGCAAGAAcggtaaaaatgataaaatttgttCTGTTTCCACCATCtggtttctctttttctttccttcACGATTCTGAAAACAGAATGAGAATGTAAATCAAACACACCCGAAGGCTCTCTTTCATAAATCATATTCAAATCCTTCACATCCATGTTAACTTGGATATGTGGTTGTCATCATCCATGTGGTCAAATGGTGGCTTAAGAAATGCTTTCTTGTGTGTAGGTAAGAAGGGTGCTGAAGCTGAGCCCATGGAAGAGGAGGCAACAAATGGTGCCACACCCCAAGAATGAGATCTGCTCctcaaaaaaggaaaaagaaatattGTTTTGATTTCTCATTTGATGTCTAAAAATTTTCTACCGTGTTGTATGACATGTGCTTGAATGAGAATTTAGTAGTGTTCGATGTTCAGGATAAAGTTTAGTTGGAATTTCCTCTGCTCGTTTCATTAGCACATTCTTTGAACAAGAAAAGTGGTTAATTTTAAATCGGTTGTCTGGCAAATGGGTTAATTGGCATTGGACTAGAAATTCATTTAATGAAGActctaaaaaaaattgagtattaaagtaataaactaataaaagatATTTGCAAAATTCATAATTTATTGAACATTAAAAGACTTCCATAAACCCAATTTTTAcattattgaatttttatttatctattttatcttttgtattcctaaatttaagttatttagtTCTTTTTACCAATTTAATTCTGTAGATCactttattcataattttatttatatataaaattggtCTAATTATTCGGTTGATTTTTAtagttataaaatttataatttggtctttttatatatatatatatatatatatattttaattaaatttttacactagttttaattttgtaattaggttatttttatataaaaaagttaaaattaataaaatatttttcttaaaaaatatggtCAAATATCTATTAGATCTTTAATTTCGGATATTTTAAATTTGCAGATTaactctaataatttttatattgacAAAGACGgctctaattacaaatttaattacaaatttaaagtATTGtagagatttaattaaaaaaaaaattataagaatataattataaattaaatacctTAAAAAAATagtcactaaattaattatttataaaaaatatatagttttaatacaaaatagatatgaaaaatatgtgagataatatatatatatatatataataatttattgaatagtaaatttttagtgtatgtaaaatatttttaatcaaattggtGATATATAACCAATATTTTCCTTTAAGTATGTCATATTATatagcacataaattttttaaacacagCTTTACAAAGCCAACCATACAATTGCACGCATGATTCATTCATTGGCACTCACATGACATGCCACATGCATGCCTAATGCCTTCAATTCCAACGTTCCCCTCAATTGATCAAAAACCTGCAGAGTCTTCTCCATTGGGTTATGAATTCAATTACCGTCAACTTTTTCTTTCCACGGTTTTGATATTACAACTCTCTAATCCAATGGACTACTTTCATTTAATgacttttattctaaaatttaatttaattttaatttataaggtCTAAGCAAGGGAGAAGCTTCTGTCCACTTTTTTCCCCCTTAAGCCTAATTAAATGCCAAGTGGAAAGTTTTGGTTTCTCAATTTGTTTTCTACGCTTTGCTCTGTGGATTCCAATATCCAACGCCTACCAGCTATCACTGCATCTCTTGCAACCAGAATCCACTTTGCTCTGACCTATTGACGCTATTTTCTTTCTAACCACGAAATTGGTCCACCTTTGACACtttctcttttaaattaatttaattaattaggatAATAATCAAGGTAGCCATTTGTCTTTGAATTTTCTTTCATTTCACTGATGATTCAGGTTGGTATAAAATAACAAACTTGGGAGAGAAAAAGGTAAGCTAATTTTTTAACCACAAATACTATTCAACTAATATAATACGTATGCCccatataaaataatcaaataaacaatgacTCTCATATATATGAAGAAAGGTTATTGTTACAAATATCATTGacttaaaagttaatttttagaTATTAGTTTTTTATCCAAAACTttttggaacaagaaaaaaacAACAAGAACCTTAAGGGAATTAGAAAGTCTAACAAGCTTGTGTAGAACTATAGATTAAGAACATGAACAGGGTGTGTGAGAAAAGAAGGAATATTATAAGGAACATAAAGAAATATTAAGCCTAAATTATATACATTATAtaagatattaaattaaattttagtacTAATTTTAAGcctaaattatattatatatattatataagatATTATAGAAGaatccatttttttaattttataatttgattcatAAATTAGTAATTTcaagtttatttattatataagtcCAAAATGAAAGTCAAACAAAATGCTATTTTCAAATTCTAGTTctgtcaaattataatatataggTCAAATTTGATGAGAATTTTCAATCTTCCATTGATTTCGTTTGCCAATATTTGCTCAAATTAAACCAGTCACTGTAACCACGATTAATTTGTGGATACAACGTACATGGTTATTAATTAGCCAAGGCAAAGCTGAGCTTTGATTTTGCCGTTTGTTAAGGAATGCCATGACCACGTTCTCGGCACACAATGACAATTCTTCTTTTCCCATTGACCTGTCTTCAACGCAGTAAAACCAAAAGGAGCCTAAAACCcaggtaaaataaaatagaacaaagTTAAATTCAGTGTGGAAATAATACTCGTTATACTCCCATCCTTAACGcgtctcttttttttattaaatagttAAGTACAACTATtaagataattattaaattttattaaaatataaataattttatttttctgtcattaattttttatatttttatattttttttatttaatagtaaATAGTGTAAtggataaaattaattaataaccttttggaattaaaataataattaatttgcagcaaaaataaaaagagataaaaaatttgaaaataaggaaataattaatgaatttaattttaatgcgtgtaaagtagttttacatgTGCATCCGATTACCTAACaccacaaaaataattattttttacattaattactGCATAAATAATCATTGGTAGCATTTGGTAGCGAGATAGAGACTACGGGTGTTCGCGGTgtggtttggttcgattttaaggaaaaaagtcatccgatccgatcgcttaatttatgtgcggtgcAGTTTAtattggataattttttttttggaaatccgatccgatccaattacAAGCCGCTTGGATCGGTTTGAATTTccggttttttaaataaaaaaattaaatacatataataagtctcaacatcaaattttaaataattaacaatggcataacaagtcttaacaatatcttagAAAGCCAACGATAATATAATAatggaaataaaattatagattagttaaaataaataaataaataacattttgaatataaaatatttattaaataataataatacatgaataatagaaaaatgtataacaaattgaacatgttataaatataattgtaaatataataataaaataataatattatagcacattgtgcaaTTTGGATTGTATTGGAttggttatgaaaagtagatccgacGATCCAATCTAACaatttgcaaaaaatagaatcaaatcaaatccgaattagtgcggttttaatcggttttcggtttggatcggattggatgagcggtttaatttgAATCGGTTTGTATTTGAACACCCCTAACAAAGACGGAAAGAcggagactgagagacagaaattgaaaataaatctcagtattctatttggtgtgaagtgagagacagaaattgaaacaaaaatgaaattctaatttaatttgtataaagggtaaaattagaattaattaattgaaataaaggtGTTTTAAGTAtaaaaagttattaaaatttcagtcgtCTCTAAAAATTGTAGTCTCCTGTATtcccactttttggaggtactgaaatattaaaattttgaatacaagataaaaattttagtaccagtctctgaaccaacaaacataatactgagtctcactctttcaatctctgtctcaatacctcaaaacaaacactacaATAGATGTACAGAAAATCTTCACTATAATGAACTTCtcctaaaacataaaaataattactaattagtaATTACACGTCTTTTACCGTGAATACCTCAAAATTAAACTCCTAATTAATAAGCTTTTGTTACTATGGGTCCCAAAATTACTAATAATAGTATCATGAAATG is drawn from Arachis hypogaea cultivar Tifrunner chromosome 12, arahy.Tifrunner.gnm2.J5K5, whole genome shotgun sequence and contains these coding sequences:
- the LOC112728029 gene encoding ERBB-3 BINDING PROTEIN 1 isoform X2, whose translation is MYKNVKRKIERGVAFPTCISVNNTVCHFSPLATDETVLEEGDILKIDMACHIDGFIAAVAHTHVLQQGPVTGRVADVIAAANTAAEVALRLVRPGRKNKDVTDAIQKVAAAYDCKIVEGVLSHQMKQFVIDGNKVVLSVSNPDTRVDDAEFEENEVYAIDIVASTGEGKPKLLDEKQTTIYKRAVDKSYHLKMKASRFIFSEISQNFPIMPFSARALEEKRARLGLVECVNHELLQPYPVLHEKPGDYVAHIKFTVLLMPNGSDRITSHALQELQPTKTIDDPEIKAWLALATKTKKKGGGKKKKGKKGAEAEPMEEEATNGATPQE
- the LOC112728029 gene encoding ERBB-3 BINDING PROTEIN 1 isoform X1, with the translated sequence MSEDEREEKELDLTTPEVVTKYKSAAEIVNKALQLVVSECKPKSKIVDICEKGDSYIREQTGNMYKNVKRKIERGVAFPTCISVNNTVCHFSPLATDETVLEEGDILKIDMACHIDGFIAAVAHTHVLQQGPVTGRVADVIAAANTAAEVALRLVRPGRKNKDVTDAIQKVAAAYDCKIVEGVLSHQMKQFVIDGNKVVLSVSNPDTRVDDAEFEENEVYAIDIVASTGEGKPKLLDEKQTTIYKRAVDKSYHLKMKASRFIFSEISQNFPIMPFSARALEEKRARLGLVECVNHELLQPYPVLHEKPGDYVAHIKFTVLLMPNGSDRITSHALQELQPTKTIDDPEIKAWLALATKTKKKGGGKKKKGKKGAEAEPMEEEATNGATPQE